The sequence GTAATCGAAAtagatcctcgtaaaattaaggattaaaatCACTTGCGTTTTCAGAAGTTGTTGTAATAGCCCTCGTCGCAGCGCGAGTCGGGCAATTttagcaacttctgaaaacaggCGTgttttactcgcccccatgcgattaccaaAACTAAAGAAGTCAAGATATGACGCTTCCTTCATGCATGGAACAAAGCGTTAACGACGGTGGGTGGGCGATCAACAGACAAGCTACTTGAACGTACAACTACCTAGAAAGGCTCCCAGCGTAACTTCCCTGAGAAGACCTTGAGAAAACATAGCTGAGAAAAGAACCTTTAAATTGCGGACAAAGTCCAATTTTTCTCTGTGCGCTCCAAGGCGAGAATGGAGAGAATAGCTACGCGTTAGACGGTAAACGTAAAAGACAGGCCATTGCTTGTCATAAAATCATGAAattacagttattcttctcTCCTGAGAAGCTGCTTCACATCTGTTGGTAACAAGCAATAAATGAGCAACAACCTGAGCAAAAGTAAAAATTTTCACCGTGCGCGACgcttgccgtaaacgcgatgctcgATTTATAAATAACCTTCAGAGGTGctaaaaaaaagaggaagactcaagacgaaacgacgttttaCCTCTTTTCACGGACGGTTTTTTTAATCCAAGGCAATAAGACGGCTAGAAATTGATCGTTCATACATGCTGAATTCCGCTCCAAGATGGATTAAGATACTCAAGATGTCATAATTACAACTATGACCTCAAAGAAAATTGCACTCTACACAATCAAACAGAACCAGAAAACCGAAAGACCTCTTAGTAAAACATATCTTTACAACCAGATGAGAAGTGACAAGTGGAAACAAAACTGGAATAAAGGCATGTACCAATTAGAAATTTCAGTAACTGATTTGCAATGATGATAACAAAAATTGATAGTACTCCGTTTTCTCCCGATTCTAACAAGCAAAAAAGGttattaaattgaaaatgaggcTCATAGTTGCCTGATGGTTAAATGTTTATTAATCTGCGGTGCCATCGCCTCTGTTTCCTTCTTCACGCTCCGCCTTGGAATCAGAGCCTTCCTTCCCTTGTTCACCGTCCTGTTGGGAAACAAcagattttagtaaaatccaactagtggtctattaccaatactgcgttctgattggttgagctactagtaggcgaaaagcgccggctttgaaaacctaaataatggctttaactagcgaaagatgttttgtctcgatattttttgaccaactagttggattttactaaaagaattattcctctcgccctcatagcctctgagtcaatagcccattcggccttcggcttCATAGACTATTGACTTAAaacccattcgggctcgaggaataattgttattagtaaaattcaactagtggtctattaccaatactgcgtccTGATtagttgagctactagtaggctatttgttatagcccactagtaacgaaaagcgccggctttgaaaatcaaaataatggctttaactagcgaaagatgttttttctctagttggattttactaaaacaattattcctctcgccctcatggctctgagtcaatagcccattcggccttcggcctcatgggctactgactcatagcccattcgggctcgaggaataattgctaaatgACACGATTtgtgaaaaatgtgttcttgaaaaaacgaaaaaaaaaaaaagacaaacaaacaaatacttCATTCAAGAACTCCGACATCGGAGTGTCCAGTTGCAAAGAGTTAAATATCAGTTGGTGGTATAAACTACATAAAAAGTGAGCAAAAGTTGCGCTCGCTAATATGAGCTCATAAGCAAGCCACGCCTCTGAGCCAAGGACGGGAAAAGGGTggacatttcgcatgccaggacgTCAGTCTCTCtcatattttcaaactaataGTCATTCGTACTTAGTAAAAACGAGATAATGTGATGACAAGAGAAATAGGATTACCGTGTTTGAAGGGTTTAATCCccagagcctcgtgctgaggtctgttgtttacagctgaattctaaagtatcgaaattggcctaatAACTCGAGGGAGGTACTTTCGAATTCCAATGTTTTGGGAAATGACTGTAGCTCCACATGTTTGTGCAGAATCTTACCTCTCTACGAGGGCGCCGAGGATACCTGCGGTAAAAAAATGGACGACGACGTCGACGACGACTGTCCGGTGGATTCTACAAAACAAGGAGAGTACTATCGTCACATCATAGAAACACAACCATTATGTCGAGCGAAcgtctcaaattcattaataattcatgaggagAAAACAAATTCACCGCAGTGAAGGAGGTTTGTACGGTGGCTCATAAATGCCTCGCAAAAATTGCGactttttcaaaacattttagaGACTTTTTAGGGACCTTAACGAATTCTTTGCGACCTTTTTTAAGCAACTTTTTAACACTTTTCACGCACAATACATGTACAAAAACATACACTAATGAGCAAAAAAGGAACAGCATCGTTTCTGCGTGAAATCAAACTGGAATCTACCAGTGCAACAATCTGTAGACCCAGAAAGCTATTTAGAAGAGGTCAAGCTATCACTACAgtttgttcaaagggtggatagtaaggacctttagattctaggacgaggacgagacgagatttgactgcccctttttagcgaaaatacttggaaaatttataacccagaCGATTAATCTCACTCACTGTTAGCAGTATTGGTTGCTCAGTTGTTcctattgctggtaactgagcctttttgctaaTCGAGAAATGCCAAAACTACTACCGTTTTCTTGCCTTGTTTTGACATGACAACAtgtttgcaaaacctcgtagtaaaatgacaacggtatcacgtttttcccgccaaaatgacgctggtttgcgcgcgctccaagctgttctatgagaaaacctcgtactcgtagtcgttctcgtcccaCAATCTACAGCTCTTTATTGCTATCCAATGAACAACTCGATtggtttttgaaataattattcactCTAAGAACAATTACTGAGAGATTACTGATTCCCTGTGCCCTCTTGTCGCTGCTCAACATTCCTCCCGTTCTGTTCCATGCGCTAATTCTCACCTCGTCTCCACCTTCCTCTCCGTGATCCCGCTCGCCTCGTTCCTCCCGCTCCTCGCCTTCACGTTCGTCTTGTTCGGGCCTGGGCCTGAAAACATGTTGGACATTAGTAGCTGTGTCGGGCAAATTTCTCCATTGTAAATCGACTCAGAGCTGTGGCATTTCTgcttaattttcaaatatcttcaTCTCATATTGCTCAGGTGATCGTAAAATCCCATTCAACTACGATTTGCATGCCAATGGAAGTAATTAACACCCAAGATATTTCAACTAAGTTCTCACATTAAgttataatttcaatgtttatttttctttttttaatttagtgTCGTAGGTTTTGGGTGGACCAGCTCGAATGGTTCGTATGTTCCCTTCTAGTCCTTCCCCACTGCAATAATTTATCTTCGACTTGTATGTATAAGTATGTATGACTAATTATCTTTTTATGTAATTTAGTTACTATGTTTAACTAACGCAGTGAAAAtagaataaataaaataaataaaaaagaccATTATGAAAAGGCGTTTTCCCCAGCCTACTTTCCAGTCCACTCTTCATTTTCTAGCCCACTATTTTACAACCCAAGGTACCGTTATACCTTTTATTAGTATGATGAAAATGCCAAcagttaaaaaacaaagaaaccaccAGCAATCATGGTTATGATGTAATTAATTcacatatttgaactgcagattaaAACAATTTCAGTGAAAAAGGTCCTCGCAGCTATGAGAGAAAGGCCTGCGAAATTAAGGCCTGAAGCAGCTTCTCTCGCTgctacttaaggaggctcgaaagggtttttttggttgctatagtgtttgtgaaacgatgaaagataccaaagaaggatatttcataatgtaagcaagctatatatatctttgcaactctgttgttgggtaatactttgagggcacttatgacgtcatactggttaccacggcaacacgccaggtcagcaaaaaggccctttaaacttcagttgttgaaaattatcggaaaaactaagtcggtgacctaccgtttttatttctttgttggaaatctccctaaattctttaacttattagagagtatgacaaaaatttatctagtagaatttaagatatatcgaaaaatggcatattaaagtttacagaaaattgtactagatagatttccgcgaaactttttcatttaaagtgccatcgtgaatgataagtgcatgcaaaaaatcaagataggtcaccgcgcaaaatttcgagatagagacaaattttttccgcaggttttatttccgtttcgcgcgattttacgccgtattttcacttccgttgtgttgcacgcgctccttttgatagaaatttgaatcattctgctgacgcgtgtttcttagttatggcgtgtgtagcttactcgcgcgtgaagctaaaaaccctttcgagcctccttaacgacggtgcctactattgttcttgcgcatacgttctgcgcatctccagatactcggattacCTATCGCCATTGCTTACTAATACAgagatatttttgcgcggtttaaaactatccggagaaagtaggtcttagtaagtactcttggtatccaaaaagaaaattgggggtaaccacgcatttttgagagataattaagcttcaatttgagaaagaacgccatatattgctttgtattttaaagctttttacagatattattcatgaattatctttgaaaaatgcgtggttacccccaattttctttttggatttcaatagaacttgttaagatctacatttcctgcataatcacacaccggggaaaaaatatctttcattagtaggcaccgtccttaagtagcACTCATAACTGATATTACTTATGATAATGTACCTCGGGGTCAATGAGGTGAGTTACACAGATAGCTATAAAGACAtcaagacggattccgttcaaagtttgagcaatatgtgcaaaaattattgtgttttcaactaacatGAAacatcctttttaactgaaataattaTGGATAACTTAAAGTTAAATTTTCTCTCATGGGGTCAGCTTGAGATTTTAactctcgataggatcttcttaccttcagagatgtatccaggttttcaaattatagggtcctctggaccccttcttgaaaaatttgggggtccattgctaagttttgggggtccagctgatttatagtcaacaagactaattaatattcgataGAGCCCTGACCCTTCGCGGAttgagaaacatgcaaattgcttattaactacagattctttttaaatttttttttcctgttaactcttcttaaatttctgtagacacgttctttttaactgaaataacactaaatccgaaaaacAAGTTTATAGGAGCAACGGAGACGACGACACTTGTGCGCCCGAAAATAATCAACAGGCTCGCGCGAAaccaaaatttcatatttcgccgttgggttctttgtcatttcgctcacgataaacataccaatgcttgaattcgcttggaaagcatacaacaaactcaacttcgaccaaataataaattatcattgccagatcgaaagtgtcgccgattgaaaaacaacgccgaaagcgtcacgcaaaaccaaaattttatatacttcgccgttgggttctctgtcatttcgctgacGAGAAACTAACTTAAGCTtcaaattcgcttggaaagcatgcaacaaactcaaaatcgactgaaatggtaaattattgtttgcagatcggcagtgtcgccgattgtctcaccaaaaGACAACTCGGATAGCGTCACGCAACACGTTGGACTTCGAACATAACGAACTAAGCGCCAGCggctgaggaaagtgatgagaaaacacaatggcttttcggctttagtctgaaaatttacagcgaaatagacattgactgaagagtcaatcagtttataaaaattgttttcacgaaacacaagTTTGCGTATcgtgtgacgctgttttttacctggagtttgtaatttgcataaacattcgattttttttctgcgtccagttggacccttcattcaatattctctgcgtccaaaagaagaatgagtgcgtcccaggacgcaatgacgcactctggatacatctctgtacctttattcaaactatTACCAGCCATGCTAAgagttttttttggtaacttaatttttgccatttttgctcgaatgttgtgtggaaatcatcttaatattcAGGAGATGCAAGTTAGGAAACTGAAATAAGCAAAACTGATTCTTGAACAAGGACACTATTCACTCATCTACTATGtacagttttgaaatatcactcacAATATTCAAGTGAAACATGACCACAAATCGTCCCCCAACTTCACCACATCACAGGAAAAGCCCACACAGTGTGTGAATCAACAATCATAAACTGATACGAAACTTACCTGTATCTTGGTCTGCGCCTACGACGCGGTGGCTTCCTATCCTCTCCTTCATCAGGCTCTTCCCTCTGTTCTTCACCCTTGCCTTCCTCAGACTGATCTCCTGACTCCTCCCGTTGGGGTGGGGGGCGACGGCGGCGCCTGGCCCATGGAGGAGGTGGTCTTCCATACTGTCGGCGACGACGAGGCCTGTCTTCCTCCTCGTTTCGTTCCTTCTGATCACCTGAATCTGGCTCTCGTTTGATTTCTTCATCAACAGGTTTTTCCTCGCCATTGACTCCAGGTCTTCCTCTTGGCCGGCGTCTTGGAGCTCGAGAATCTCGGTAGTAGCGATAGTAAAACCTTCTACGGTCAGCTGTGAATTAGTTAGAGTGATAGCAAAAGTGATTTCCATCACACTAAATACAAATAGGCCACACTTTAAGAAACAATTTCGGGTTCGCCTTACACAGAAGTCGCCCATCCATTTTAGTCAACACGGGTAACATCTCCTGCTCAGTTCACAAGGACTAGTGTACAATGCAAAAGGACCGTATTGAACCTTCTACATGATAAAGTTAAACTATCACAACACTGTGGTCCATAGAACTGCCTACTGGAAATACTACATGCTAAAATGCTCACATGAACTACCCTCACGAACAACGTGACActcttaaccctttaactcccaaggggttccccattgacgagtaaaatcgtctggcgttagacagagtaaaatctatacagggcgtaaaattgcgcctaatacaggcgccaatgtgactaaatttttcactttggcgaccaaatcctgaaaattagtcgccaatttggcgactagaatttctaattacaccttacctagagatctagtgattgttgaagatttgttaAGATAAATCTGGagcaaagttccttggttagctcgttttcaaaacgcagcacatgcacgatttcgaacCTAAATCTATTGTCACTAGATGCCATCTTgcatttaggtaacctttcacatTGTATATGATTCATTctggtgtcctctttgtagctcgtgcgaattttcagcTGGTACaatgacagggtaaaaatggttttgtgtgtgtgtcatggccaccaactttttgaaattggctaccactttaaaatatttaggagccaagtggctaccgggaaaaaaagttaattttacgccctgctataagtgccatttggcactaacgggagtgaaagggttaaacagtGTGCAGAGCACACTAGCTCCATGTGGGCTGCACAAAGATAAATTGCTCCAATGCATACAAATTTCATTTGACATCATTAACATTGCACGGTCTACCAAAGAGATTCTTTTACTGCAACTAAAGTCAGGTAAAATTAATGAGGCAACCATTGTATGTGTACATCTCGGTCTTGCATGTCCTTGGTTGTAAACTATCAAAACACATTGGCAACCTTCAGACTGGAGTACGAGGATGACTACAAGTACAAGTTTACTGTACTGAGCACACGCTTTTGGCTTGCAGGGCAAAAGAACTTTAAACTTGAACTCAATGCCATCcgcgtactccaatctgaaggtcgctattaatTCTTGGAAGGCACCTTTATAAGAGCAGTTATAGATTTTGCTTCTTGAAAGGAAGGTAGGTGCTCTCAGACCTTACAGTCAGCCATTAATAATGCTTCGGTGCTAACAAAGCTTGCCTGGAGCTTCATCAAAAACTCTAGATAATATTTTTGGAAATACACAGTAATATTGTCGCAAAAAGATCATGCTTATGATTTTCCATGGAAGGTACTTACGTGCATATTTGCTGCCCTGTACAGGAGTTCCATCTGGTCCAGTCACATTTGATGCTTCCAGTCCCTTTGAAaaaaatcctttgttttagactcgcatccctcattagcatgtaaacaaatacacgaaatttgtccatGCACAATCATTTACTTctaatttaaaagttaaagacagaaccAATGAAGAGAtaacgatttcgatccacttaaGACAAATCCTTCCTCTTTGGATGAACAACCaatgaacaaagcataaaaaaggctacaaaatttgaagaaaagcgaacaagaatttgaagtttggTATCGGCAACTTGGCGGCGTGGGGAGATGTAGcggcctgcttgtttatgacacctttgaagctcacgtgactgaaaatgtgagaatagtattcgcaaaagaaaactccaatttagctctaattccttgcagattgacctcagttctCTAACTAATAGTGTTCCTCGAGTAATCAAGGAGCTGGATGTAGTGGATAGCGGACTGTATCCATGATttttacagaggctgactgCCAAGAGTCTGCCAAAAGAGTCCATCGAaagaactgatcgtttcgtgGCCAGTGCTTCGAGTGatatttctgaagagatgatcgagtagtcgtttttagagtgtttccaaatcatgatgtttttatGCTATTCtttcgtaaccacttcctctgttttctgcttcccccctttttttccaaagtgcagtccaaaataggggtgcgtattatacacgggcgcgcattatacacgggtaaatatggtaatgtcgttataaaatataaaataaggTAGTTTTCTGTTGCAGTGAAATGCTGTTTCTGTTCATAAATCAGTGACACCAGTGGTTAACAATGGAAACAAAGCTTTTGTCCCTGTGTTCCATCATTTGTGCTAATTGAGATGGATCTCaataaacaaaagttttgtgcATAATATGCATTGTGTGATTAAGGTGAAAGTTTGGGCAAATTATATACAAATAAATACCGTACACATGCCTAAACTATAGAACCAAGAAATGTGATTGGCTCGCTGGTAATAATTGaggggctctgggcaaaaacgtcctgaCTGACTTtctgggtttttttaatttgtgctcaaaagtgtgGGTTTATGAGTAGTTTAAAATGCAGCCTTCCTCAGGGCTCGACACTAGCGGTAaccaactagccacagactagttaaaattccattttggctagtggtttttGCACTTCACTAgtcattttggctagtgaaaatttgtgagcactggagCGAAATTAAGTCAAAGCATGTGGAATTTAAAACATCAGCTGTAATAAATATCATACATACAATTTCttggcccaaacaagaactttcAATAACTAATTAAAACAGCGAAAGAATGTTCGACTTTGGTTGTAAAATGCGACAACCtacaaatgaactgcttgccgcTAACGATTAGTCATCCGTGAAATCATGCGGAACTTTAGGGATCATGTTTCATGCACGCAGTATCTGGAGGTCACACACGCtttcaaacaataaaaaatcgAAGTTGCTCGAAAATTTCAATGATCCCTATATAACAttgatgcctatgtttgcaacttgaAAATAAGTTATGATAAAATGAATCATTGTGTTCATGAGAAATCGTGAATCAGCATTTTGATagaaagaatgtttttcggtGGCGAGTTGAGAAGTTCTGTGAGAATTTCTcccgaaaacaaaaacttcgGTTTTCGATATTGAGCGATGCCTATCTTTGCTACGTATAGAGTTAATGTGGAacgaattattttgtttgtgaaaatcgtgaattgaaattttgaaagaaaaggaagttctgcgtctggctagtgaaaaatttgttttgactaGTGGACCAAACCGTTAGTAGCCACtaggctagcaagctgaaaagttagtctcgatCCCTGCTTTCTAGTTGCAAACTAATAATGTTATAATCTCCTGTAATGCAACCATTTCAATAAAACAggcagtcattttttttttatcagggAGTAATGGGTATTTTTACTAGTTTGTGAGTAGTCCCTCATTTTGGCAAAGGATAAGGGATTATTTGACATGCAGAGGACAAGTGAAACAAGGTGGTATTCCTGCTCCCTCGTGCCATCTCAAGTGTATTTCACTCACTCTTGCACCCTTGGCTAAAATTAGAGACTTCTCACAGTTCCAGTTTTTACAAGATAGGCTCTCCCTAAAGGTAAAGAGAAATCTTGAGATAAATACCTTTTCTCCTGATACAACATCAAACTCTACCGTCTCTCCGTCTCCAACACTGCGCAAGAATTTCTTGGGATTGTTTCTCTTGATGGCAgtctgaaatcaaattcaatccCTAAAACCACTTGCAGATCTTTTTGACAATATTAATCAAAAACTATTCTTTTTGTGATTACCAAACAGGAAACAGATCTATTTACAGTGCCACTCAACTTAAAGTGGCCACCTAACAGTCTTTTACAAATTATCCACCAATCAGGGTGTGcaaatttgattgacagtcacaCTAGCTTGTCAAGTTTGACAGTTGTTAAGTTGAACACCATCGCATGGTTGTTGAGTTGACGTATTTACACATAGCTGTCAAATGTGAAAGTCTATTGGGTGGCCACAGTAAGGTGCATTTCACTGTTAACCTGTTAAATGAAACAGCTCACTCTAGTAGCTTTTAGATTCCAAGAAAATCATAAATAAATGAAACCATCCATTAAAATCATTATAGGTTAAAAAGAACACATCTGCtagtttcaagaaaaaaaactgaaacacaTTAAATGCACAAACGACTAAATAATATTCATCTCCACATAAAACAAATAGGTCCCTCACTAAATA is a genomic window of Acropora muricata isolate sample 2 chromosome 8, ASM3666990v1, whole genome shotgun sequence containing:
- the LOC136927080 gene encoding Y-box-binding protein 1-like, with product MTTTEGQQVEEKDPVSKKVVASKVTGTVKWFNVKNGYGFINRDDNKEDIFVHQTAIKRNNPKKFLRSVGDGETVEFDVVSGEKGLEASNVTGPDGTPVQGSKYAPDRRRFYYRYYRDSRAPRRRPRGRPGVNGEEKPVDEEIKREPDSGDQKERNEEEDRPRRRRQYGRPPPPWARRRRRPPPQREESGDQSEEGKGEEQREEPDEGEDRKPPRRRRRPRYRPRPEQDEREGEEREERGERDHGEEGGDENPPDSRRRRRRPFFYRRYPRRPRREDGEQGKEGSDSKAEREEGNRGDGTAD